The genome window AACGGCGAGCCGGTTCCAGGCGCTACAATCAAGCTCGAAAATACTTCTTATGGTGCTGCCGCAGCACTGAATGGCACATTTGAACTGGTGGTTCCAGCTCTTGAAGGCAGGCTTTCGGTTTCTTCGGTTGGTTTTGAAACGCAGCAAATTGGGTTTTCAAAGGAAATAAACATTGTGATAAGGCTGGCAGAAGACACCAATCTGCTCAGTGAAATGATCGTGACCGGATATTCAGCGGAGATCAGGCGTGATTTTACGGGCGCTGTTTCCACAGTAAATGCGCACGACCTGACGATTGTGCCTTCGGCAAATGTGGAGCAGCAATTGCAAGGGCGTGTTGCGGGATTAACTGTTATTACGAACGGGCAGCCAGGCACATCCAGCCAGGTCCGCATTCGTGGTTTTGGGTCCTTCGGCGGGAATCAGCCGCTTTACATTGTGGACGGCGTTCCTACGCAAAGCATTTCGTTCATCAATCCGGGTGACATTGAATCCACGTCCATTCTAAAGGACGCAGCCTCGGCGTCCATTTACGGCGCAAGGGCTGCCGCGGGCGTGATTGTGATTGCCACGAAGAAGGGGCAACGCAAAGCGCAGCGGATGCAGCTCAGTTACAACGGATTATTTGGTGTGACAATGCCGGGGAAGGGACTTTCGGTGCTGAGTCCGCAGGAGCAGGCCGACTGGACCTGGCAGGCCCGGAAAAATGATATTTTCCAAACCGGCGGGACCATTGGCCCGAACGGCTTTGCAGGCATTGCCAACGGCCAGTACGGTGCAGGTGAAAAGCCAGTTTTACCGGATTTCTTGTTGGTTGGTAACCGCACCGGCCTTTCCGGGTCGGCTGTGGATTTGAACCTGGAAAGGAGTAAATACAACACCAATCCCGCACTGGGCGAGTATTATCTTGTCGTTCCGGCCAATCACAACGGCACGGACTGGTTCAAAGCCATCAGCAGGAATGCGGCACTGATGCGCCACACGCTTGGGCTTTCGGGCGGAAATGCATTCAGCCGTTATTACATGGGCATGAGCTATCAGAAGCAAGACGGGACGATCATCAACAACAACTTTGATCGCTATACGTTTCGTGTCAATACGGAATATGATCTTAAGAAGCGGCTAAGATTTGGTGAAAATTTGCAGCTCGCATATCTGTCTGCAACAGGCCAGCAGGGGAGTATGGGCGGATTTTTGGGTAACAATATGAACAATAACCCCAGCGTGTCTGCCGATGAAAATGACATACTCGCAGCCTACCGTATGGCACCGATTATTCCGGTTTATGACGCATTCGGAGGCTACGCCGGCACGGCCGCCCCGGGATTCAGCAATCCGCGCAACCCGGTAGCGAGCAGACAAGCAGCCGCCAACAACTTCAATCACACGATCTTTGCATTCGGCAACGCTTATTTGGAATACGACATTACTTCCTTCCTGACATTCAAAAGCAGCATAGGCGGGACGTATTTCAACAACTATAACGGCACATTAACGCGGGCGACTTACGAGAATTCTGAAAATATCGCCAACACCAGCTATACTGAGGGGTCCGGATTTGGGTTAGCATGGACTTTTACAAATACATTGCAGTTTAAAAAGACATGGAAACGGCACGAAATAAGCGCGCTGGCCGGTATGGAAGCCCTCAATACTGGTGCTGGCAGGAACATCAACGGCTCAGGCATCAACCCATTTTCAATTGACCCTGAATATGTTACGTTAAGCACAACCATTCCAGGCTCCACAAGGCAGATCGGGAGTGGGAGGTCGATGGGAAATAACTTTTATTCGCTCTTTGGCCAGGCCAGATATATTTTCAACGACCGGTATATTCTTGCGGCGGTTGTGCGGAGGGACGGCTCTTCGCAATTCGGTCCGGAAAACCGTTTTGGTGTATTCCCTGCATTTTCGGCTGCATGGCTGATGTCGTCCGAGCGCTTTATGCAATCGGCGCGCTGGGTTTCTGACCTGAAATTCCGGGTTGGTTACGGCCGGATGGGTAATTCCAATTTTCTGAGTTCGACCAATCAATATAGTCTTTTTGTATCCAATGCGGCCAATGGGTATGATCTGGGCGCAAGTAACAATTCAATCTCTGCCGGATATTATAACAGCCAGATCGGTAATCCGAAAGCCAAGTGGGAAACCAGCATTACCTACAATGCAGGTCTGGACGGCTCTTTTTTCAATAATAAGCTGGAAACTGCGATAGATGTCTGGCGAAAGGAAACCACAGACTTGCTCTATCAGCTCCCTATACCGGGCGTGGTGGGCACCCGGGCAAGCGCACCTTTCGTAAATGTCGCGGGTATGCGCAATCAGGGCATCGATCTGCTGGTGACCAATCGCGGACGTCTGGCCCGGGAACTTCGGTATGAAATCTCCGCGTCGGGCAGTTTTCTTGCTAATAAAATAACACGGATAGCGCCGCTGGTGCCGTATTTCACAGGCGGCGGCACCCGATTAGGGACGCCCGTGGTCCGCAATGAGCCGGGACATGCCTTGTCGTCATTTTATGGTTACCGCGTGTCGGGTTTGTTCCAGAATGCAGAAGAAGTAGCCAATGCAGCCCCCCAGCCGGGAGCAGCGCCCGGGCGGTTCCGGTTTGCGGACGTGAATGGCGACGGCAGGATCAATGATAACGACCGCACCTATCTGGGCAATCCCATTCCAAAATTTACCGGAAGCATTGCCCTCACGCTTCGTTTCAAAGGGTTTGATCTGAATGCCAATTTGTATGCTTCGCTCGGAAGTCAGATTTTCAACAACCAGCGCTGGTTCAGTGACTTTTATCCCTCATTCACCGGCGCGGCGATCAGCACACGTGTCCGCGAATCCTGGTTGCCTGCGCGAACGGCAACCAATGTGCCGATCTTTGAAAGCGCTGCCAATTTCAGCACCAACACCCAAGCCAATTCTTATTACATCGAAAACGGTTCCTATGCACGGATGCAGTATGTGAGCCTGGGCTACACCATTCCCGGACAGCTGACAAAAAAGGCGCATTTGGATAAAGTAAGGCTCGTTTTTCTCACTTCCAACCTTTTTACGATCACCTCATACAGCGGCCTGGATCCGGCAGTAGGAGGGAATTCGGACGCCGTTTTTGGCATCGATGTCGGGAATTATCCCGTTAGCAAGGGATACAGCATCGGATTATCTGTGGACTTCTAGGTGGTCCTAAACTTATCTGAGAAATTGTAAAAGTTTGCAGACTGGTAGAGAGGAAAGGATTCGCTAAATAAGTGGCCCTATTCACACAATCCTCCCTGAGCATGATCAGACGAAATATCCGGTAAACTTCCTAATTATAGCCCGCCCGGAATTGCAGCGGTGTTTGCCGTGTCTTCGTTTTGAAAAGCTTGCTAAACGATTGCGGATAGTCGAAACCTAATTCATAGGCAATTTCACTAACAGATAGATGCGTTGTCGATAGTCGCTCTTTAGCACGTTCGATCAGCTTTTCGTGGATCAAATGTTGGGTAGTGTTCCCGGTGAGCTGTTTCAGGCAATCGCTCAGATACTTGGAAGACAAATGTAATTCCTCGGCCAAAAATTGTGCTGTGGGTAAACCATTGTGAAGCTGGTCGGAATCAAAGTAACTGTTCAAGATTCTCTCAACTTTATTTAAAAGCTCGTTGCTGACCGTCTTACGGGTGATAAATTGTCTGTTGTAATATCGGTCGCAGTAAGTCAGCATGAGCTCAATGTTGGCAATCCATACTTCCTGACTGAAATTGTCAATTGGCAGCGACAACTCTTTTTGCAGTTGGAGGAAGATGTTTTCCACCGTCTTTTGCTCGTCGTCTGAAAGAATGAGCGCTTCATTGACTGCATAATCGAAATATCCGTAAGACTTAATCTTACCGGCCAGAGCAGCGTTACGAAGAAAATCCGGATGGATGGACAGCTGCCAGCCAGCTTTTGCAGGGACGAAATCCTTATCAATAAAACTCACCTGCCTGGGCGCAAAGCACGACATTACTCCCTCGTCAAAATCGAAAATACTTTGGCCGTATTGTATTTTGCAAGGACATTCCGTTTTCAGAGTAACCTGGTAAAAGTCCGTAATAAGCCTTGTCCGCTGTTCAATTTTTATCTCAGGGAAATCCTCAAACCTCGTCAGGCTCACCAGCGGATGCCTGGGCTTCGGCAGCTGCAAGAGTTGGTGCAGCTGGCTGATCGACTGAATGTGAAGCGTTGTTGTCGTTTCCATCGTACAAGTTAGCTAAATCAAACCTGATTTTTTCCGGTAGGAATTGGCCATAAATCGGGCGATCATCGCATTTGGCAATAAGCTAGTCAGCCGTGCGCCGATCCGGTTTCTGCTTCCGGATACCTGGAAATGTTTTTTTGTCTCCAAAGCTTTCAATAATTCATCTGCCACTTCTTCCGGCGTTTGCGTGACAGCTGTTTGATAATCTGAGCTTAATCCGACACCTTTTTCATTGTTAATGCCCGCAGCTTCATTGAAATTGGTTTTTGTCAGTCCCGGCGCAAACAGCATAACCAGAATATTGTATGGTTTACATTCCTCGGTTATCGCCTCGGTAAAGGAGCGGACAAAAACTTTGCTTGCCGCATAAGTCGCCATGTAAGGTACAGGAGCGAAGGCTGCCATCGAGGCGACATTGATGATCGTGCCGCTTTTTCGCTCACGCATAGGTTGCATGAAAAGATGCGTCATCGCTACCAGGGATGCATTATTAAGTTGTATCAAATCCAGTTCAGATTGCAAATTCAACGCTGCAAACTCACCGCCAGAGCCGATTCCCGCATTGTTGACAAGCATATCGACTTCCCAGTTTTGTTTTTGGGTTTCTTGAAAAATTTGAAATGGAGCATCCTGTTTAGTCAGGTCCGCCGCAATGTAAGTTGCCTGCACTCCATATGTTTCCTGTAAATGTTTACTAAGCCTGGAGAGTTTCTCTGCGTTGCGTGCCACAAGAATCAGATTATGCTTTTTTTCAGCCAGCTTTATTGCCAGAGCTTCACCGATTCCACCCGAAGCTCCTGTTATTAATGTATATTCCATTTTTTGCTATCCATTAAATGATAATACAAAGGACGCTTGCTGCCGCTCAACCACTTGTAATCAAAAGTCGGTTTGTTGTGTTCAATAGTCGGGTAAATAATCAGGCATTGTGAAGTGTATATGTTAAAGACAGACAAAATTGGTTTAGGAGGGAGCTGCCATTGGTGTACCGAAGCAATATTCCAATCCTTAAAGGGCGTGGTCAACGTAAGTCAGGGCTGGATCAAGCCGGACGGCAATTTTTCTGGATTCTCGGAAGCAGTGATTGTCGAATTTGACCCCGATGCGATTTCCCTTGAAAACCTAATTGCAATCCACCTTTACACGCACAGCAGCACTTCCGAACATGCGATGCGATCTAAATACAGATCCGCGGTTTATACTTTCAATGACTATCAGGTAATCCCAGCAAAGCAGGCTATTGAGATATTGCAAAAGGAGTTTGAAGATCCAATCATTACAAAAGTGATTCCGTTCAAGACCTTCAAGTTGAACGATCAGCAATATCTGGATTACTACTATAAAAACCCCGAGATGCCGTTTTGCAAAACGTTCATTGACCCGAAATTGAAGATTCTATTGAAGCAGTTTTCAAGTCAAGTGGATGAGGAGAAGTTGCGATCTGCTGAGTATAAAAGGATGTAGATCCCATTTCGATAATTCTTCGACAACTTTGTTAAGGGCTTTTCTAATGGTGCCATTAACAGAAATCATTTTATTTCTGCGGTGAACTCTTACTTGCAGAGAGGAAGAGATTCGAACCGCGCGGCGTCCGCTCTCGATACAGTTACCCATATACTACCTTTTTAGGGCAGCTCCTGCGACCAGAGAGGACACAAAAAAGCCAGTTTTCGTGATGAAAACTGGCAGTTGCAGAGAGGAAGAGATTCGAACCGCGCGGCGTCCGCTCTCGATACAGTTACCCATATACTACCTTTCCAGGGTCGCTCTTCAACCAGAGAGGGTACAAAAAAAGCCAGTTTTCGCGATGAAAACTGGCAGTTGCAGAGAGGAAGAGATTCGAACTCTCGATACAGTTACCCATATACTACCTTTCCAGGGTAGCTCCTTCAACCACTCGGACACCTCTCTGTGTTGTGGTAAGGGGTGCAAAGATAGCTTTTATGACTTTAAATGCAAATGCAATGGTGCTTTTAATGAAGATCAGTTGCGAAATATGTTAGATACTCATTTCGCCTCTTAACGGCATTGCCAGCATTTCCTTGCATTTTTCTACGTCTTGTTCTTTTC of Dyadobacter chenhuakuii contains these proteins:
- a CDS encoding SusC/RagA family TonB-linked outer membrane protein, with product MKATWRMVMQWAPAWLVAILLLTLQTNAAFAQQISLTEALRRIAATYQVTFNYDTDLLAGKSVEAFDPDSIRNLDKVVTKLLKPYQINFRRSGKTYILYSEKAKSQAVTSEMKEERFLSKGSENKAEWLLRGTVLSENGEPVPGATIKLENTSYGAAAALNGTFELVVPALEGRLSVSSVGFETQQIGFSKEINIVIRLAEDTNLLSEMIVTGYSAEIRRDFTGAVSTVNAHDLTIVPSANVEQQLQGRVAGLTVITNGQPGTSSQVRIRGFGSFGGNQPLYIVDGVPTQSISFINPGDIESTSILKDAASASIYGARAAAGVIVIATKKGQRKAQRMQLSYNGLFGVTMPGKGLSVLSPQEQADWTWQARKNDIFQTGGTIGPNGFAGIANGQYGAGEKPVLPDFLLVGNRTGLSGSAVDLNLERSKYNTNPALGEYYLVVPANHNGTDWFKAISRNAALMRHTLGLSGGNAFSRYYMGMSYQKQDGTIINNNFDRYTFRVNTEYDLKKRLRFGENLQLAYLSATGQQGSMGGFLGNNMNNNPSVSADENDILAAYRMAPIIPVYDAFGGYAGTAAPGFSNPRNPVASRQAAANNFNHTIFAFGNAYLEYDITSFLTFKSSIGGTYFNNYNGTLTRATYENSENIANTSYTEGSGFGLAWTFTNTLQFKKTWKRHEISALAGMEALNTGAGRNINGSGINPFSIDPEYVTLSTTIPGSTRQIGSGRSMGNNFYSLFGQARYIFNDRYILAAVVRRDGSSQFGPENRFGVFPAFSAAWLMSSERFMQSARWVSDLKFRVGYGRMGNSNFLSSTNQYSLFVSNAANGYDLGASNNSISAGYYNSQIGNPKAKWETSITYNAGLDGSFFNNKLETAIDVWRKETTDLLYQLPIPGVVGTRASAPFVNVAGMRNQGIDLLVTNRGRLARELRYEISASGSFLANKITRIAPLVPYFTGGGTRLGTPVVRNEPGHALSSFYGYRVSGLFQNAEEVANAAPQPGAAPGRFRFADVNGDGRINDNDRTYLGNPIPKFTGSIALTLRFKGFDLNANLYASLGSQIFNNQRWFSDFYPSFTGAAISTRVRESWLPARTATNVPIFESAANFSTNTQANSYYIENGSYARMQYVSLGYTIPGQLTKKAHLDKVRLVFLTSNLFTITSYSGLDPAVGGNSDAVFGIDVGNYPVSKGYSIGLSVDF
- a CDS encoding helix-turn-helix domain-containing protein, whose protein sequence is METTTTLHIQSISQLHQLLQLPKPRHPLVSLTRFEDFPEIKIEQRTRLITDFYQVTLKTECPCKIQYGQSIFDFDEGVMSCFAPRQVSFIDKDFVPAKAGWQLSIHPDFLRNAALAGKIKSYGYFDYAVNEALILSDDEQKTVENIFLQLQKELSLPIDNFSQEVWIANIELMLTYCDRYYNRQFITRKTVSNELLNKVERILNSYFDSDQLHNGLPTAQFLAEELHLSSKYLSDCLKQLTGNTTQHLIHEKLIERAKERLSTTHLSVSEIAYELGFDYPQSFSKLFKTKTRQTPLQFRAGYN
- a CDS encoding SDR family NAD(P)-dependent oxidoreductase, with amino-acid sequence MEYTLITGASGGIGEALAIKLAEKKHNLILVARNAEKLSRLSKHLQETYGVQATYIAADLTKQDAPFQIFQETQKQNWEVDMLVNNAGIGSGGEFAALNLQSELDLIQLNNASLVAMTHLFMQPMRERKSGTIINVASMAAFAPVPYMATYAASKVFVRSFTEAITEECKPYNILVMLFAPGLTKTNFNEAAGINNEKGVGLSSDYQTAVTQTPEEVADELLKALETKKHFQVSGSRNRIGARLTSLLPNAMIARFMANSYRKKSGLI
- a CDS encoding peptide-methionine (S)-S-oxide reductase, coding for MLKTDKIGLGGSCHWCTEAIFQSLKGVVNVSQGWIKPDGNFSGFSEAVIVEFDPDAISLENLIAIHLYTHSSTSEHAMRSKYRSAVYTFNDYQVIPAKQAIEILQKEFEDPIITKVIPFKTFKLNDQQYLDYYYKNPEMPFCKTFIDPKLKILLKQFSSQVDEEKLRSAEYKRM